The following proteins are encoded in a genomic region of Hippocampus zosterae strain Florida chromosome 2, ASM2543408v3, whole genome shotgun sequence:
- the nav1a gene encoding neuron navigator 1 isoform X7: protein MSGRVVNGKMLQLPAPQRRGRTMHFLSSWDESSSISSGLSDGSDNLSSEEFITSPTLNSLPTTPIGSRRNSAIVMRTDAEKRSLVESGLSWDSDNSKPSRKSLGSSNYDTGSLKSESDNKWKKSRPLMDSHEGGKGELRKPQTLGHGSHALKKGRNPPVGVTSPITHAPQSGLKVAGTVKTDGKPTDKSRLAVKNSSLQRSSSDAGKDQRNGTGSCEQRKPPSGLAKPSTGGNFGFKKPTQSNTSSPAVSAGGNIPKTSGIPVKPAAGGRKTSLDVSNSDPSGFLSPNARTSLQYRSLPRPAKTSTLTVTRPSSARPASSGVDVGSGMTKFSGTTLQGPRLKEQPGLAPGTVGLSKTGGRGIPSPVNQTDREKEKERAKAKAVVSDSECGGGSLKGSRAQTAAENGGRLQGLRAPSSKCKDLPSSNTHRLSGSRSLTKPPSVSHIDKMNSSNLEVIEAQDSLPPKIPPYSKLQELASSASPCLTPSPAPLLNVNSSACFSSSGIGLGPRQVTSLGVEASARSTSPLFYPRMSGLHRSMESLPLQMSVASELQQRGREKSVRSYNTSESRDNSRHEDRGPPAGWSSGSKVLTETESSQRDRNTLPKKGVSFSSASQVEFDGKEKGERRHSHTILSMTDSLTLPTVSSAPMSLPRSSISNAAPGPLGGPPRMTRSNSIPTQDTSTELYGASPLGSTLSLAERPRSLAMVRSGSFRDKELNDEIHGSVISLASNASSSYSSVSGNAIQSQAEERIQGEQIRKLRRELESSQEKVSNLTTQLSANANLVAAFEQSLALMTTRLQSLSLSHDQKDTELMELRETIEALKAKNDEAQAVIHGALNHPDNDKELRIRRQNSCESISSLNSLTSMSSAGSLKDQEAKKKKKKSWLRSSFNKAFSIKKGPKTCSDIEEIVTPDSSAPNSPKMLHEGADAGEIISTSLKTSTSDISSKIMGTTEEEECDERAVSELRSELWEKERELTDIRLEALNSAHQLEQLRDAMDSMESTVESLKVENDHLKIGSQVHSLGCGPTSSTSQPSGLASFLGTSLRQPMSLTKSFSLSLNDCKGPGTMLGKPSLLEEVCAQVLVRFTDPAEEHKQQQEHYLGSVMIGERTEWAYLDSMIAKTFREYLTQVDPTASLGLNCDSLHMYELTQGALRVIGGNKPHTSPYRCLSGSPPRIFVTLKGLEEQSVDSLVFETLIPKPLMLHYISLLLKHRRLVFSGPSGTGKTYLAQRLAHYLLQRSRSDLPEVDGESSLVGRGTAVSFNMHRQTQKELQLYLSNLANKIDRQSGGELPLVVIIDDISDGAAITELINGALTCKYHKCPYIIGTTNQPVKMSSNHGLHLSFRMVPFSNNVEPANGFLLRYLHRKVMEAYQKKEHDASQHDDLLCVLDWVPQLWYHLHTFLEKHSTSDFLIGPCFFLSCPVSVAEFRKWFIDLWNHSIIPYLQEGAKDGIKVHGHKAVWEDPVEWVRGTLPWPSAQQDQSKLYHLPPPSTGPHSEEKKPPKDTPPPSSLESDPLMIMLLKLQESANSIESPERDGGPHPL from the exons ctGGGATGAGAGCAGCTCCATCAGCAGCGGCCTGAGCGACGGCTCCGACAATCTGAGTTCCGAGGAGTTCATCACAAGCCCCACCCTCAATTCACTTCCTACCACCCCTATTGGCTCCCGCAGAAACTCGGCCATCGTG ATGCGCACAGATGCAGAGAAAAGGTCTCTGGTGGAGAGTGGACTTTCGTGGGACAGTGACAATTCCAAACCCAGCCGGAAGAGTCTGGGCAGCAGCAACTACGATACAGGAAGCCTCAAGTCCGAGTCAgacaataaatggaaaaaatcgAGGCCGCTGATGGACAGTCATGAAGGAGGAAAAGGTGAACTGAGGAAACCTCAGACGCTGGGTCATGGCTCACATGCCTTGAAGAAGGGAAGAAACCCACCGGTGGGAGTCACCTCCCCCATCACACACGCACCTCAGAGTGGGCTGAAAGTAGCAG gtaCAGTGAAGACAGATGGAAAGCCAACAGATAAATCTCGATTAGCCGTGAAAAACTCTAGTCTACAGCGCTCTTCTTCTGATGCCGGTAAAGACCAGCGCAATGGGACTGGTTCTTGCGAGCAACGTAAACCTCCATCAGGTCTTGCCAAACCGTCTACCGGAGGGAACTTTGGTTTCAAAAAGCCCACCCAAAGTAATACCAGTTCACCTGCTGTGAGTGCAGGTGGCAACATTCCCAAGACATCTGGTATTCCAGTCAAACCAGCAGCAGGTGGACGTAAGACAAGTCTGGATGTCTCCAACAGTGACCCGAGTGGATTTTTGTCTCCAAATGCTAGGACGTCCCTTCAGTACCGCTCTTTGCCACGCCCGGCCAAGACAAGTACCTTGACTGTAACCAGGCCGAGCTCAGCACGTCCGGCAAGCAGCGGCGTGGACGTAGGCTCCGGGATGACCAAATTCTCTGGCACGACCCTCCAGGGCCCGAGGCTCAAAGAGCAGCCGGGACTGGCTCCTGGAACAGTAGGACTAAGTAAAACAGGCGgtcgggggatcccgagtcctGTCAATCAGACGGAcagagagaaggagaaggagcgaGCCAAAGCTAAAGCTGTCGTGTCGGACTCGGAGTGTGGAGGTGGCTCTCTGAAGGGCAGCCGAGCACAGACTGCTGCAGAGAATGGAGGGAGGCTGCAGGGCCTCAGAGCTCCCAGTAGCAAGTGCAAAGATCTCCCATCATCGAACACACACCG GCTTTCTGGCTCACGCAGCCTGACGAAACCGCCGTCAGTTTCCCATATCGACAAGATGAACTCCAGCAACCTGGAGGTCATTGAGGCTCAGGATTCCCTGCCTCCAAAGATTCCTCCTTACTCAAAGCTTCAAGAACTCGCCAGTTCCGCAAGCCCCTGCCTTACCCCCAGCCCCGCCCCTTTGCTCAATGTCAACTCTTCGGCTTGCTTCTCAAGCTCAGGGATCGGCTTGGGGCCTCGGCAAGTTACTTCTCTCGGGGTGGAGGCGAGCGCCAGGAGCACCTCCCCCTTGTTCTACCCTCGCATGTCTGGTCTGCATCGCAGCATGGAGTCCCTGCCTTTGCAGATGAGCGTAGCTTCAGAGCTGCAGCAGAGGGGCCGGGAAAAGTCGGTGAGGTCCTACAACACAAGTGAGTCCAGAGACAACAGTCGTCACGAGGACAGAGGCCCTCCTGCTGGCTGGAGCTCTGGAAGTAAAGTTCTGACAGAGACAGAAAG TTCTCAGAGGGACAGAAACACTCTGCCAAAGAAAGGTGTAAG TTTCAGCAGTGCCTCCCAAGTTGAGTTTGATGGAAAGGAGAAAGGAGAGAGGAGACACTCTCATACTATTCTGAGCATGACTGACTCCCTCACTCTTCCAACGGTGTCGTCCGCGCCCATGTCCTTGCCCCGCTCCTCCATTAGCAATGCAG CGCCAGGCCCGCTTGGTGGACCTCCAAGGATGACTCGATCCAACAGCATCCCCACACAAGACACGTCCACTGAGCTGTACGGGGCGTCTCCGCTTGGAAGCACGTTATCGCTGGCTGAACGCCCCCGCAGTTTAGCAATGGTTCGCTCCGGATCCTTCAGGGATAAGGAGCTGAATGATGAAA TTCATGGATCCGTGATCTCCTTGGCATCCAACGCCTCGTCTAGCTACTCGTCGGTGAGTGGGAATGCCATTCAGTCACAG GCAGAGGAAAGGATACAGGGAGAG CAAATCCGGAAGCTGAGGAGAGAACTGGAGTCTTCCCAAGAGAAGGTGTCAAACTTGACCACTCAGCTGTCAGCCAAC gccaATCTGGTGGCCGCCTTTGAGCAAAGTCTTGCCCTGATGACAACCCGACTGCAGAGCCTGTCATTAAGTCACGATCAGAAG gaCACTGAATTGATGGAGTTGCGTGAGACCATCGAAGCTCTGAAGGCCAAAAATGATGAAGCGCAGGCCGTCATACACGGAGCCTTAAACCACCCAGATAACGATAAAG AGTTGCGTATTCGTCGGCAGAACTCGTGTGAAAGCATCTCCAGCCTCAACAGTCTGACCAGTATGTCAAGTGCAGGGAGCTTGAAGGACCAAgaggccaagaagaagaagaaaaagagctgG CTGAGAAGCTCTTTCAACAAGGCCTTCAGCATCAAGAAAGGCCCCAAAACCTGCTCGGACATTGAAGAAATTGTCACTCCTGACTCTTCTGCTCCAAATTCACCGAAGATGCTGCACGAAGGAGCGGATGCAGGGGAGATCATCTCGACGTCCCTCAAAACCTCTACATCTGACATCTCCTCCAA GATCATGGGGACAACAGAGGAGGAAGAATGTGACGAGAGGGCAGTGTCGGAGCTGCGCTCAGAACtctgggagaaagagagagagctaACAGACATCCGACTGGAGGCTTTAAATTCTGCTCATCAGCTGGAGCAACTCAGAGACGCCATGGACAGCATGGAG TCGACTGTGGAGAGTCTGAAAGTAGAGAATGATCATCTGAAAATCGGCAGTCAGGTCCATTCTTTGGGCTGTGGTCCCACCTCATCCACCTCACAGCCTTCGGGGTTGGCCTCTTTCTTGGGAACTTCGCTGCGGCAGCCCATGTCCCTCACCAAGTCCTTCAGCCTCAGTTTGAATGATTGTAAAGGTCCAG GCACCATGTTGGGTAAACCTTCTCTGCTGGAGGAGGTGTGTGCACAGGTTCTGGTTCGCTTCACGGATCCAGCTGAG GAGCATAAACAGCAGCAGGAACATTACCTGGGATCAGTGATGATTGGCGAGAGGACCGAATGGGCCTATCTCGACTCCATGATAGCCAAGACATTCAGA GAGTACCTAACTCAAGTGGACCCCACAGCCAGCTTGGGTCTGAACTGTGATTCGCTACACATGTATGAGCTGACCCAGGGGGCGCTGAGGGTGATAGGAGGAAACAAACCTCACACGTCGCCTTATCGATGTCTCAGCGGCAGTCCGCCCCGCATCTTTGTTACCTTGAAAG GTCTTGAAGAACAAAGCGTAGACTCGCTGGTATTCGAGACTCTGATTCCCAAGCCTCTGATGCTGCACTACATCAGCCTGCTGCTAAAGCACCGGCGTCTGGTGTTCTCTGGGCCCAGCGGCACGGGGAAGACTTACTTGGCCCAACGTCTGGCCCACTACCTCTTGCAGCGTAGCCGCAGCGACTTGCCTGAAGTGGACGGCGAGTCCTCCCTCGTGGGCCGCGGCACCGCCGTCTCCTTCAACATGCACCGGCAGACGCAAAAG GAGCTGCAATTGTATCTGTCTAATCTAGCCAATAAGATAGACCGACAGAGCGGCGGCGAGCTCCCACTGGTCGTGATTATCGACGACATCAGTGACGGCGCCGCCATTACCGAGCTCATCAACGGCGCGCTCACCTGCAAATATCATAAATG TCCTTATATCATTGGAACTACAAATCAACCCGTGAAGATGTCATCTAACCATGGATTGCACCTCAGCTTCAG GATGGTTCCTTTCTCGAATAATGTGGAGCCAGCCAATGGCTTTCTCCTGAGGTACCTCCACCGTAAAGTTATGGAAGCTTACCAGAAGAAGGAGCATGACGCATCACAGCACGATGACCTCCTGTGCGTCCTGGATTGGGTTCCGCAGCTCTGGTACCACCTCCACACGTTTTTGGAGAAACACAGCACTTCAGATTTCCTCATAG GCCCTTGCTTCTTCCTGTCATGCCCCGTGTCAGTGGCAGAGTTCAGAAAGTGGTTCATTGACCTGTGGAACCACTCCATCATACCGTACCTTCAGGAAGGAGCCAAGGACGGCATCAAG GTGCACGGCCACAAGGCAGTGTGGGAGGATCCCGTGGAGTGGGTGAGAGGGACCCTCCCTTGGCCCAGCGCACAACAGGACCAGTCCAAACTCTATCACTTACCTCCTCCAAGCACAGGGCCGCACAGCGAGGAGAAGAAGCCCCCCAAAGACACTCCTCCGCCCAGCTCCTTGGAGTCTGATCCGCTG ATGATTATGCTGCTGAAGCTGCAGGAGTCTGCAAACAGTATTGAGTCGCCAGAGCGGGATGGCGGCCCACATCCGCTCTGA